One Roseomonas gilardii subsp. gilardii genomic region harbors:
- a CDS encoding response regulator — MQLPLVNALSPISQDRTEDAVYDVLIVDDDDLVRATLASVMEDEGWTVREARNPAEALGACAGPERCRLLLTDINLGMPQDGFDVAAILRQRFPDLPVVFITGRPWVYENRRFGKRERALSKPLTMSSLAETVRELMQAG; from the coding sequence ATGCAGCTTCCCCTCGTGAATGCGCTCAGTCCCATCAGCCAGGACCGCACGGAGGATGCCGTCTATGACGTGCTGATCGTGGACGATGACGACCTGGTGCGGGCGACACTCGCTTCCGTGATGGAGGACGAGGGCTGGACTGTAAGGGAGGCCCGTAACCCCGCCGAGGCACTGGGCGCCTGCGCCGGGCCGGAACGCTGCCGCCTGCTGCTGACGGACATCAATCTCGGCATGCCGCAGGACGGCTTCGACGTCGCGGCCATCCTGCGGCAGCGCTTCCCGGACCTGCCGGTCGTGTTCATCACCGGCCGGCCCTGGGTCTATGAGAACCGGCGCTTCGGCAAGCGGGAGCGCGCCCTGTCGAAGCCCCTGACCATGTCCTCGCTCGCCGAGACGGTGCGGGAGCTCATGCAGGCCGGCTGA
- the rpsT gene encoding 30S ribosomal protein S20 has protein sequence MANTPSARKRIRQTEKRNARNTARRSRVRTFLRKLEDALAAGDKSQAQAAYQAFQPEMMRAVTKGVLHANTVGRKLSRLSARVKALGATVQG, from the coding sequence ATGGCGAACACGCCCTCTGCGCGTAAGCGCATCCGTCAGACCGAGAAGCGCAACGCGCGCAACACCGCCCGCCGTTCCCGCGTGCGCACCTTCCTGCGCAAGCTCGAGGACGCGCTCGCCGCCGGCGACAAGAGCCAGGCCCAGGCCGCTTATCAGGCTTTCCAGCCGGAGATGATGCGCGCTGTCACGAAGGGCGTGCTGCACGCCAACACCGTGGGCCGCAAGCTCTCCCGCCTGTCCGCCCGCGTGAAGGCGCTGGGCGCCACGGTGCAGGGCTAA
- a CDS encoding CaiB/BaiF CoA transferase family protein, translating to MAGPLEGVRVLDLSRVLAGPWASQNLADLGAEVIKVERPGAGDDTRGWGPPYVEDAAGRPTEVSAYFLSANRGKRSVTVDFTRPEGQEILRRLAAESDVVLENYKFGGLRKYGLDHDSLRAVNPRLIYCSITGFGQTGPYRQRTGYDFLLQAMGGLMSVTGDPDGEPMKVGVAITDILTGMYASTAILAALHERGRSGEGQHIDLALFDVQIATLANQALNYLVSGREPRRLGNAHPSIVPYQSFPTVDGDIVLAVGNDEQFRRFVTSAGRPDLAEDERFRTNTARVRNRELLVPLLRDLIAGQTTAQWLAQLEPLGVPCGPVNGVAATFADPQAQARGMRLEMRHPELGTVPGVASPMRFSRTPIAYEQAPPRLGEHTEAVLRERLGASEAELVRWREEGTI from the coding sequence ATGGCCGGTCCGCTGGAGGGCGTGCGCGTCCTCGATCTGAGCCGCGTCCTCGCCGGCCCCTGGGCGAGCCAGAACCTGGCCGACCTGGGCGCCGAGGTGATCAAGGTGGAGCGCCCGGGCGCGGGGGACGACACCCGCGGCTGGGGCCCGCCCTATGTCGAGGATGCGGCGGGGCGGCCCACCGAGGTCAGCGCCTATTTCCTCTCGGCCAACCGGGGCAAGCGCTCCGTGACGGTGGATTTCACCCGCCCCGAGGGACAGGAGATCCTCCGCCGCCTCGCGGCGGAGAGCGATGTGGTGCTGGAGAACTACAAGTTCGGAGGCCTGCGGAAATACGGGCTGGACCATGACAGCCTGCGGGCGGTGAACCCGCGGCTGATCTACTGCTCCATCACCGGCTTCGGCCAGACCGGCCCCTATCGCCAACGCACGGGCTACGACTTCCTGCTCCAGGCCATGGGCGGGCTGATGAGCGTCACCGGCGATCCGGATGGCGAGCCGATGAAGGTGGGCGTCGCGATCACCGACATCCTCACCGGCATGTATGCCTCCACCGCCATCCTGGCCGCGCTGCACGAGCGCGGGCGCAGCGGCGAGGGCCAGCATATCGACCTCGCCCTGTTCGACGTGCAGATCGCGACCCTGGCCAACCAGGCGCTGAACTACCTCGTCTCCGGGCGTGAACCGCGGCGGCTGGGCAATGCGCATCCCAGCATCGTGCCCTACCAGTCCTTTCCCACGGTGGATGGCGACATCGTGCTGGCGGTGGGCAATGACGAGCAGTTCCGCCGCTTCGTCACCTCCGCCGGGCGGCCCGACCTGGCGGAGGACGAACGCTTCCGCACCAACACCGCCCGCGTGCGGAACAGGGAGTTGCTGGTGCCGCTGCTGCGCGACCTGATCGCCGGGCAGACCACGGCGCAATGGCTGGCGCAACTGGAGCCGCTGGGCGTGCCCTGCGGCCCCGTGAACGGCGTGGCGGCCACCTTCGCCGACCCCCAGGCCCAGGCGCGCGGGATGCGGCTGGAGATGCGGCATCCCGAACTCGGCACGGTCCCGGGCGTGGCCAGCCCGATGCGCTTCTCCCGCACCCCGATCGCCTATGAGCAGGCCCCTCCCCGCCTTGGCGAGCATACCGAGGCGGTGCTGCGAGAACGTCTCGGCGCCAGTGAGGCGGAACTCGTCCGGTGGCGGGAGGAAGGCACGATCTGA
- a CDS encoding acyl-CoA dehydrogenase, whose protein sequence is MNAIPGSESKAKAARPVFQWDDALLLEDQLNEEERMIRDAARAFCQDKLMPRVLEANRREHFDREIMNEFGEQGFLGATLEGYGCAGVGYVSYGLIAREVERVDSGYRSAFSVQSSLVMYPIHAFGSEAQKEKYLPKLRSGEWVGCFGLTEPDAGSDPNSMRTRARKVDGGHSLSGSKTWISNSPIADVFVVWAKDDEGTLRGFILEKGMKGLTAPKIEGKFSLRASITGMIMMDEVFVPEENRLPGVKSFAGPFSCLNRARYGISWGVLGAAEDCWHRARDYTMNRIMFGRPLAQTQLIQKKLADMQTEITLGLQASLRVGRLFDEHKAAPEMISLIKRNNCGKALDIARMARDMHGGNGIVDEYHVIRHAMNLETVNTYEGTHDVHALILGRAQTGLNAF, encoded by the coding sequence ATGAACGCCATCCCCGGCAGCGAGTCGAAGGCCAAGGCCGCGCGTCCCGTCTTCCAGTGGGATGACGCGCTGCTGCTGGAGGACCAGCTGAACGAGGAGGAGCGCATGATCCGCGACGCGGCGCGCGCCTTCTGCCAGGACAAGCTGATGCCCCGCGTGCTGGAGGCCAACCGGCGCGAGCATTTCGACCGTGAGATCATGAACGAGTTCGGCGAGCAGGGCTTCCTGGGCGCGACGCTGGAGGGCTATGGCTGCGCCGGGGTCGGCTATGTCTCCTACGGGCTGATCGCGCGAGAGGTGGAGCGGGTCGATTCCGGCTACCGCTCCGCCTTCTCGGTGCAGTCCTCGCTGGTCATGTATCCGATCCACGCCTTCGGCTCCGAGGCGCAGAAGGAGAAGTACCTGCCGAAGCTGCGCAGCGGCGAATGGGTCGGCTGCTTCGGCCTGACCGAGCCCGATGCCGGCTCCGACCCCAATTCCATGCGCACCCGTGCGAGGAAGGTCGATGGCGGCCACTCCCTCTCCGGCTCCAAGACCTGGATCAGCAATTCCCCGATCGCCGATGTCTTCGTGGTCTGGGCCAAGGACGATGAGGGGACCTTGCGCGGCTTCATCCTGGAGAAGGGGATGAAGGGGCTCACCGCGCCCAAGATCGAGGGCAAGTTCAGCCTGCGCGCCTCCATCACCGGCATGATCATGATGGACGAGGTCTTCGTCCCCGAGGAGAACCGCCTGCCGGGCGTGAAGAGCTTCGCCGGCCCCTTCTCCTGCCTCAACCGCGCCCGCTACGGCATCTCCTGGGGCGTGCTGGGCGCGGCCGAGGATTGCTGGCACCGCGCCCGCGACTACACCATGAACCGCATCATGTTCGGCCGGCCGCTGGCGCAGACGCAGCTGATCCAGAAGAAGCTCGCCGACATGCAGACGGAGATCACGCTGGGGCTCCAGGCTTCGCTGCGCGTCGGGCGCCTGTTCGACGAGCACAAGGCGGCGCCGGAGATGATCTCCCTGATCAAGCGCAACAACTGCGGCAAGGCGCTCGACATCGCCCGCATGGCCCGCGACATGCATGGCGGCAATGGCATCGTGGACGAGTACCACGTGATCCGCCACGCCATGAACCTGGAGACGGTGAACACCTACGAGGGTACGCACGACGTCCATGCGCTGATCCTGGGCCGCGCCCAGACCGGCCTGAACGCCTTCTGA
- the dnaA gene encoding chromosomal replication initiator protein DnaA, which translates to MLMQQEDLGSPSPVLSGTGLDSANVTEAWARIRGRLREEIGEIEYRTWMRQMTLAAIEGEEAVVQVPSRFLRDWLRSQYGDRLRALWQAENLGVRRVDIRVAPAPAADGATVDGEAMPRALPEQARPAEARAADPARAADPRNADPRNDWAAPLDPRFTFDSFVVGKPNEFAYACARRVAEKPASPGFNPLFLYGGVGLGKTHLMHSIAWALREPGLDRSVAYMSAEKFMYRFIAALRSQSTMEFKESLRSVDVLMIDDLQFLIGKDNTQEEFFHTFNALVDAGKQIVVSADKSPSDLSGLEDRLRTRLGCGMVADIHATTYELRISILEAKAQAAGIPVPARVLEYLAHKITSNVRELEGALNRLIAHSGLFGRPVTLESCQEVLHDILRAHDRRVTIEEIQKRVAEHYNMRLADMSSARRARNVARPRQVAMYLAKQLTSRSLPEIGRKFGNRDHTTVMHAVAKVQELMQQDAGFAEDVELLRRMLET; encoded by the coding sequence ATGCTCATGCAGCAGGAAGACCTCGGCAGCCCCTCTCCCGTCCTCTCCGGCACCGGCCTGGATTCCGCCAATGTCACCGAGGCCTGGGCGCGCATCCGTGGCCGCCTGCGCGAGGAAATCGGCGAAATCGAGTACCGCACCTGGATGCGCCAGATGACCCTGGCGGCCATCGAGGGCGAGGAGGCGGTGGTGCAGGTGCCCTCCCGCTTCCTGCGCGACTGGCTGCGCAGCCAGTACGGGGACAGGCTGCGCGCGCTCTGGCAGGCCGAGAATCTGGGCGTGCGCCGGGTGGACATCCGCGTGGCGCCGGCACCGGCGGCCGATGGCGCGACGGTGGACGGCGAGGCCATGCCGCGTGCCCTGCCGGAGCAGGCACGCCCGGCCGAGGCCCGCGCCGCCGATCCCGCCCGGGCCGCCGATCCCCGCAACGCCGATCCCCGCAACGACTGGGCGGCGCCGCTCGATCCGCGCTTCACCTTCGACAGCTTCGTGGTCGGCAAGCCGAACGAGTTCGCCTATGCCTGCGCCCGCCGCGTGGCGGAGAAGCCGGCGAGCCCGGGATTCAACCCGCTTTTCCTCTATGGCGGCGTCGGGCTGGGCAAGACGCATCTGATGCATTCGATCGCCTGGGCGCTGCGCGAGCCCGGCCTCGACCGCTCGGTGGCCTATATGTCCGCCGAGAAGTTCATGTACCGCTTCATCGCGGCGCTGCGTTCGCAGAGCACGATGGAGTTCAAGGAGAGCCTCCGCTCCGTCGACGTCCTGATGATCGACGACCTGCAGTTCCTGATCGGCAAGGACAACACGCAGGAGGAGTTCTTCCACACCTTCAACGCGCTGGTGGATGCCGGCAAGCAGATCGTGGTCTCCGCCGACAAGTCGCCCTCCGACCTGTCGGGGCTGGAGGACCGGCTGCGCACACGGCTCGGCTGCGGCATGGTGGCCGATATCCACGCCACCACCTACGAGTTGCGCATCTCGATCCTGGAGGCCAAGGCGCAGGCGGCGGGCATCCCGGTGCCGGCGCGGGTGCTGGAATACCTCGCGCACAAGATCACCTCGAACGTGCGGGAGCTGGAAGGCGCGCTGAACCGGCTGATCGCCCATTCCGGCCTGTTCGGCCGCCCGGTGACGCTGGAAAGCTGCCAGGAGGTCCTGCACGACATCCTGCGCGCCCATGACCGCCGCGTGACGATCGAGGAGATCCAGAAGCGCGTCGCCGAGCACTACAACATGCGCCTCGCCGACATGTCCTCGGCCCGCCGCGCCCGCAATGTGGCCCGGCCGCGGCAGGTGGCGATGTACCTGGCCAAGCAGCTCACCTCGCGCTCCCTGCCCGAGATCGGGCGCAAGTTCGGCAATCGTGACCACACCACCGTCATGCATGCCGTGGCCAAGGTGCAGGAGCTGATGCAGCAGGATGCCGGCTTCGCCGAGGATGTCGAGCTGCTGCGGCGGATGCTGGAGACCTAA
- a CDS encoding YoaK family protein, translated as MSGDEALQPGSWNRPNTFWPVQNGWRMLFRSEPNEVQFGLTLAFIAGAINAGGFMIVGQYTSHMSGIVSAMADGAAAGAWALLLAGLAALCSFLGGAACSAILINWCRRHHARSQYALPLLLEALLVAGLGLLGEHLPPGIAIAVLVPLLCFLMGLQNATITKISGARIRTTHVTGIVTDIGIELGKLFYWNIHVTEANAPHVRADRAKLRLLSSFLGCFFVGGVLGAVGFSHIGLAAFLPLSVLLLLLASAVVQPAPDMTAGAGRGLPDRS; from the coding sequence ATGTCGGGAGACGAGGCGTTGCAGCCGGGTTCCTGGAACCGTCCGAACACCTTCTGGCCGGTGCAGAATGGCTGGAGGATGCTGTTCCGGTCGGAGCCGAACGAGGTTCAGTTCGGCCTGACCCTGGCCTTCATCGCCGGGGCCATCAATGCCGGCGGCTTCATGATCGTGGGGCAGTACACCTCCCACATGTCGGGCATCGTCTCGGCCATGGCAGATGGTGCCGCGGCCGGGGCCTGGGCCCTGCTCCTCGCCGGGCTGGCGGCCCTTTGCTCCTTCCTGGGCGGCGCCGCCTGCTCGGCCATCCTCATCAACTGGTGCCGGCGGCACCATGCGCGCAGCCAGTATGCCCTGCCCCTGCTCCTGGAGGCCCTGCTGGTGGCGGGCCTGGGGCTGCTGGGGGAACATCTCCCGCCGGGCATCGCCATCGCGGTGCTGGTGCCGCTGCTCTGTTTCCTGATGGGGCTGCAGAATGCCACCATCACCAAGATCTCCGGCGCGCGCATCCGCACCACCCACGTGACCGGCATCGTCACCGATATCGGGATCGAGCTCGGCAAGCTGTTCTACTGGAACATCCATGTGACCGAGGCGAACGCCCCGCATGTCCGGGCGGACCGTGCCAAGCTCCGCCTGCTGTCCAGCTTCCTCGGCTGCTTCTTCGTCGGCGGAGTCCTGGGCGCGGTGGGCTTCAGCCATATCGGGCTGGCTGCCTTCCTGCCGCTTTCGGTCCTGCTACTCCTGCTGGCCAGTGCCGTTGTCCAGCCGGCGCCGGATATGACGGCGGGAGCCGGGCGCGGCCTGCCGGATCGGAGCTAG
- the gyrB gene encoding DNA topoisomerase (ATP-hydrolyzing) subunit B: protein MSDPALPEQSPSGQEGGEAYDSASITVLRGLDAVRKRPGMYIGDTDDGSGLHHMVFEIVDNSVDEAQAGYATHVDVVINADGSVTVTDDGRGIPVDMHAEEGISAAEVVLTRLHAGGKFNQNSYKVSGGLHGVGAAVVNALSEHMEARIWKNGREHVIRFAHGDTVEPLRDVGPSEHPTGTQVTFKPSAATFSKTEFDFERLEKRLRELAFLNSGLRITLQDDRPVEGATEGAEPRRTVFHYEGGLAAFVEYLDRSNKPIFSPPAAATGEQTVERNGESKTIRVEFALRWTDSFHETMHCFTNNIPQRDGGSHLAGFRQALTRVLGKVAEQAAKKDKTALSGEDMREGLTAVLSVKVPDPKFSSQTKEKLVSSEVQPVVHSVVADALDHWFETHPKEANEIVRKCLDAAAAREAARKARDLTRRKGVLDISSLPGKLADCQERDPSKAEIFIVEGDSAGGSAKQGRDRAFQAILPLRGKVLNVERARFDKMLSSEQIGTLITALGAGIGPDPANGGFDPAKLRYGKICIMTDADVDGSHIRTLLLTFFFRQMPELIERGHLFIAQAPLYRAKRGNEERYLKDDAALEEYLLEKALHNAAMTLSDGTVLEGEELRGEVQKLREVSRRIRRASGNLPLWIGEQAALSGAMAMANDGQAAQALARRLNELSLETERGWSASLDEAGLKLGRTVRGVAERYSLEPALLRGADALWLEERREFLAGRYGSGVTLRFEGREDRSHGPLSALDRVFQQGRKGLTIQRFKGLGEMNPDQLWKTTLDPAARTMLRVKIDDADEAGQIFATLMGDVVEPRREFIVGNALKVANLDV from the coding sequence ATGTCCGACCCCGCGCTTCCAGAACAGTCCCCTTCCGGCCAGGAGGGCGGGGAAGCCTATGACAGTGCCTCCATCACCGTGCTGCGTGGCCTGGACGCCGTCCGCAAGCGACCCGGCATGTATATCGGCGACACGGATGACGGGTCCGGCCTGCACCACATGGTCTTCGAGATCGTCGACAATTCCGTGGACGAGGCCCAGGCGGGCTATGCCACCCATGTCGATGTGGTGATCAATGCCGACGGCTCCGTCACCGTCACCGATGACGGGCGCGGCATCCCCGTGGACATGCATGCCGAGGAAGGCATCTCGGCCGCCGAGGTGGTGCTGACGCGGCTGCATGCCGGCGGCAAGTTCAACCAGAACTCCTACAAGGTCTCCGGTGGCCTGCATGGCGTCGGCGCGGCGGTGGTGAACGCCCTGTCCGAGCACATGGAGGCGCGCATCTGGAAGAACGGGCGCGAGCACGTGATCCGCTTCGCCCATGGCGACACGGTGGAGCCGCTGCGGGATGTCGGCCCCTCCGAGCATCCCACCGGCACGCAGGTCACCTTCAAGCCCAGCGCCGCGACCTTCTCGAAGACCGAGTTCGACTTCGAGCGGCTGGAGAAGCGGCTGCGCGAGCTGGCCTTCCTCAATTCCGGCCTGCGCATCACGCTGCAGGACGACCGGCCGGTCGAGGGGGCGACCGAAGGCGCCGAGCCGCGCCGCACGGTCTTCCACTACGAGGGCGGGCTCGCCGCCTTCGTCGAGTATCTCGATCGTTCCAACAAGCCGATCTTCTCGCCCCCCGCCGCCGCGACGGGCGAGCAGACGGTGGAGCGCAACGGCGAGAGCAAGACGATCCGCGTCGAATTCGCGCTGCGCTGGACCGACAGCTTCCACGAGACCATGCACTGCTTCACCAACAACATCCCGCAGCGGGATGGCGGCTCGCATCTCGCGGGCTTCCGCCAGGCGCTGACGCGGGTGCTGGGCAAGGTGGCGGAGCAGGCGGCGAAGAAGGACAAGACCGCGCTGTCCGGCGAGGACATGCGCGAGGGCCTGACCGCCGTGCTGTCGGTGAAGGTGCCGGACCCGAAATTCTCCTCCCAGACCAAGGAGAAGCTGGTTTCCTCCGAGGTGCAGCCGGTGGTGCATTCGGTCGTCGCCGATGCGCTGGACCACTGGTTCGAGACGCATCCCAAGGAAGCCAACGAGATCGTCCGCAAGTGCCTCGACGCCGCCGCGGCGCGCGAGGCCGCCCGCAAGGCGCGCGACCTGACGCGGCGCAAGGGCGTGCTCGACATCTCCTCCCTCCCCGGCAAGCTCGCCGATTGCCAGGAGCGCGATCCGAGCAAGGCGGAGATCTTCATCGTCGAGGGTGACTCGGCCGGCGGCTCCGCCAAGCAGGGCCGCGACCGCGCCTTCCAGGCGATCCTGCCATTGCGCGGCAAGGTGCTGAATGTCGAGCGTGCGCGCTTCGACAAGATGCTGTCCTCGGAACAGATCGGCACGCTGATCACCGCGCTCGGCGCCGGCATCGGCCCCGACCCGGCGAATGGCGGCTTCGATCCGGCCAAGCTGCGTTACGGCAAGATCTGCATCATGACCGACGCGGACGTGGACGGTTCTCACATCCGCACCCTGCTGCTGACCTTCTTCTTCCGCCAGATGCCGGAGCTGATCGAGCGCGGGCATCTCTTCATCGCCCAGGCGCCGCTCTATCGCGCCAAGCGCGGCAACGAGGAACGCTACCTCAAGGACGACGCGGCGCTGGAGGAATACCTGCTGGAGAAGGCGCTCCACAACGCGGCGATGACGCTCAGCGACGGCACGGTGCTGGAGGGCGAGGAACTGCGCGGAGAGGTGCAGAAGCTGCGCGAGGTGTCGCGCCGCATCCGCCGCGCCTCCGGCAACCTGCCGCTCTGGATCGGCGAGCAGGCCGCGCTTTCCGGCGCCATGGCCATGGCCAATGACGGCCAGGCGGCGCAGGCCCTGGCGCGGCGGCTGAACGAGCTGTCGCTGGAGACGGAACGCGGCTGGTCCGCCTCGCTGGACGAGGCCGGGCTCAAGCTGGGCCGCACCGTGCGCGGCGTGGCCGAACGCTATTCCCTGGAGCCCGCCCTGCTGCGCGGCGCCGATGCGCTGTGGCTGGAGGAGCGGCGGGAATTCCTGGCCGGCCGCTATGGCAGTGGCGTCACCTTGCGCTTCGAGGGGCGCGAGGACCGGTCGCATGGCCCGCTCTCCGCGCTGGACCGGGTCTTCCAGCAGGGCCGCAAGGGGCTGACGATCCAGCGCTTCAAGGGGCTGGGCGAGATGAACCCGGATCAGCTCTGGAAGACCACGCTGGACCCGGCGGCGCGCACCATGCTGCGGGTGAAGATCGACGATGCCGACGAGGCGGGTCAGATCTTCGCGACGCTGATGGGCGATGTGGTCGAGCCGCGCCGCGAGTTCATCGTGGGCAACGCGCTGAAGGTCGCCAATCTGGACGTCTGA
- the dnaN gene encoding DNA polymerase III subunit beta, which translates to MKFTVDRAVLLKALAHVQSVVERRNTIPILANVLLDAAQDRLTLTATDMEIAVVEEITSGVEVTQPGRCTAPAATLYEIARKLGDGLKVEFDQAGGDAPLGLRAGRYVTSLMVLPVEDFPAMTEGKLPHRFSLPAATLRELVDRTRFAISTEETRYYLNGIYLHVAEGEDGKVLRAVATDGHRLARVEAPLPEGASGMPGVIVPRKTVGEVRKLADEASGEDATVEVRLSDTKIQFRLGPVTLTSKLIDGTFPEYERVIPKGNDKELKVDRALFAQAVDRVAAISSERSRPVKLALGRNQLVLTASSPEQGQAREELDADAVSYASTPLEIGFQARYLKDITDQVQGQVVFRFSDGSAPTIVQDEDKASALYVLMPMRV; encoded by the coding sequence ATGAAGTTCACGGTGGACCGGGCGGTGCTGCTGAAGGCGCTCGCGCATGTCCAGAGCGTCGTCGAGCGTCGCAACACCATCCCCATCCTGGCCAATGTCCTGCTGGATGCCGCGCAGGACCGGCTGACGCTGACCGCCACCGACATGGAGATCGCGGTGGTGGAGGAGATCACCAGCGGCGTCGAGGTGACGCAGCCGGGCCGCTGCACCGCCCCGGCGGCGACGCTCTACGAGATCGCGCGCAAGCTGGGCGACGGGCTGAAGGTGGAGTTCGACCAGGCGGGCGGCGATGCGCCGCTGGGCCTGCGCGCCGGGCGCTACGTGACCTCGCTGATGGTGCTGCCGGTCGAGGATTTCCCGGCGATGACGGAGGGCAAGCTGCCGCACCGCTTCAGCCTGCCCGCCGCGACGCTGCGCGAGCTGGTGGACCGCACCCGCTTCGCCATCTCCACCGAGGAGACGCGCTACTACCTGAACGGCATCTACCTGCATGTCGCGGAGGGCGAGGATGGCAAGGTGCTGCGCGCCGTGGCGACCGACGGACACCGCCTCGCCCGCGTCGAGGCACCGCTGCCGGAGGGCGCCTCGGGCATGCCGGGGGTGATCGTGCCGCGCAAGACGGTGGGCGAGGTGCGCAAGCTGGCCGACGAGGCCTCGGGCGAGGATGCGACGGTCGAGGTGCGGCTCTCCGACACCAAGATCCAGTTCCGCCTCGGCCCGGTGACGCTGACCTCCAAGCTGATCGACGGCACCTTCCCGGAATACGAGCGCGTCATCCCCAAGGGCAACGACAAGGAGCTCAAGGTGGACCGCGCCCTCTTCGCCCAGGCGGTGGACCGGGTGGCGGCCATCTCCTCCGAGCGTTCGCGGCCGGTGAAGCTGGCGCTGGGCAGGAACCAGCTCGTCCTCACCGCCTCTTCCCCGGAGCAGGGGCAGGCGCGCGAGGAACTGGACGCGGATGCCGTCAGCTACGCCTCCACGCCTCTGGAGATCGGCTTCCAGGCCCGCTACCTGAAGGACATCACCGACCAGGTGCAGGGCCAGGTGGTGTTCCGCTTCTCCGACGGTTCCGCCCCCACCATCGTGCAGGACGAGGACAAGGCCAGCGCGCTCTATGTGCTGATGCCGATGCGGGTCTGA
- a CDS encoding molybdopterin dinucleotide binding domain-containing protein: protein MPRPPRLAAPEDAPRAEAPLFLVANQPATRLHSQLDFGGHSARAKHRGREVARMHPVDAAARGIAEGDIIRLFNARGACLAAVMVTEDVRQGVVQLPTGAWYDPADPEEEAPLCVHGNPNVLTRDVGTSALAQGCTGQLTTVEVERFTGNLPPVRAFDPPGG from the coding sequence TTGCCCCGGCCACCCCGCCTGGCTGCCCCCGAGGATGCGCCCCGTGCCGAGGCGCCGCTCTTCCTCGTCGCGAACCAGCCCGCGACCCGGCTGCACAGCCAGCTCGATTTCGGCGGGCACAGCGCCAGGGCCAAGCATCGCGGCCGGGAGGTGGCGCGGATGCATCCGGTGGATGCGGCGGCGCGCGGCATCGCGGAGGGCGACATCATCCGCCTGTTCAACGCGCGCGGCGCCTGCCTCGCGGCGGTGATGGTGACGGAGGATGTGCGGCAGGGCGTGGTGCAGCTTCCCACCGGCGCCTGGTACGACCCGGCCGATCCGGAGGAGGAGGCGCCGCTCTGCGTCCATGGCAATCCCAACGTGCTGACGCGCGATGTCGGCACCTCCGCCCTGGCGCAGGGCTGCACCGGGCAGCTCACCACGGTCGAGGTGGAACGCTTCACCGGCAACCTGCCGCCGGTCCGTGCCTTCGACCCGCCGGGTGGCTGA
- a CDS encoding TAXI family TRAP transporter solute-binding subunit: MNRRNLLAGLAGGLALRAATAGAQPLPPVPGGAVPPRSDDTLGLMAAGLDGTYIRFADDISNVLDGVDGLRILAMIGRGSLQNLSDLLYLPRVDLTFVQSDVLAAAAQQRLFSGLQQQVNYIAKLYDEEVHIFVRPGIARLEDLAGRRVNVESRQSGTAMTAQFLFTQLGLRVQTVNLPSNDATELLRRGEIDAVMRIAGKPIRFSTPMPEGTRLLPVPLSEQLLEAYLPATFTARDYPGVVPEGESVDTVAVGAVLACYNHQNPIRRERLQRFSRAFAQKFDAFLQPPRHPKWRDVNLAATLPGWTRFDPTLQAASATAAPRSRQAARSRLPANPPAD, encoded by the coding sequence ATGAACCGCCGAAACCTGCTCGCCGGGCTGGCCGGTGGCCTCGCCCTCCGCGCCGCCACAGCCGGCGCGCAGCCCCTGCCGCCCGTCCCCGGAGGGGCCGTGCCGCCGCGCAGCGACGATACGCTCGGCCTCATGGCCGCCGGCCTGGACGGGACCTATATCCGCTTCGCCGACGACATTTCCAACGTGCTCGACGGGGTGGATGGGCTGCGCATCCTGGCCATGATCGGGCGCGGCTCGCTGCAGAACCTGTCGGACCTGCTCTATCTGCCCCGGGTGGACCTCACCTTCGTGCAGTCGGACGTACTGGCCGCGGCCGCGCAGCAGCGGCTCTTCTCCGGCCTGCAACAGCAGGTGAACTACATCGCCAAGCTCTATGATGAAGAGGTGCACATCTTCGTCCGCCCCGGCATCGCGCGGCTGGAGGACCTCGCCGGGCGCCGGGTGAATGTGGAAAGCCGCCAGTCCGGCACGGCGATGACGGCGCAGTTCCTGTTCACGCAGCTCGGCCTGCGGGTGCAGACGGTGAACCTGCCTTCGAACGACGCCACGGAACTGCTGCGCCGGGGCGAGATCGACGCGGTGATGCGCATCGCCGGCAAGCCGATACGCTTTTCCACCCCTATGCCGGAGGGCACGCGGCTCCTGCCGGTCCCGCTTTCCGAGCAATTGCTGGAAGCCTATCTGCCAGCCACCTTCACGGCCCGGGACTATCCCGGCGTGGTTCCGGAGGGCGAGAGCGTGGACACGGTGGCGGTGGGCGCGGTCCTCGCCTGCTACAACCACCAGAACCCGATCCGGCGCGAGAGGCTGCAACGCTTCTCCCGGGCCTTCGCGCAGAAATTCGATGCCTTCCTGCAACCGCCACGGCACCCGAAATGGCGCGACGTGAACCTCGCCGCGACGCTGCCGGGCTGGACGCGCTTCGATCCGACGCTACAGGCCGCCTCCGCCACCGCGGCGCCCCGTTCCAGGCAGGCTGCGCGCTCGCGCCTTCCGGCCAATCCGCCGGCGGACTGA